The Petropleomorpha daqingensis genome includes a window with the following:
- a CDS encoding acyl-CoA synthetase, with amino-acid sequence MSLAAYLDKGASLGPDAPCLTMGERTLSYAEVQAFTRRVARALVRSGVRPGDSVAVLSGNDPTAFACVLGIARAGAVWCPVNPRNEAEENRELLALFDCTTLLYAAAFAPLVAKIRDRLPVLTTLVCLDSLTADDPSLAEWLDAEPASFDDVEPPDDVVMLVGTGGTTGRPKGVRLTGRNLETMTALTLMSYPFDGRPVYLALAPLTHAAGVLCFPVLALGGSVVVMPAPDLGEFLRLIPYHRVTHAFLPPTLIYLLLAQPGLDDTDLASLQCLWYGAAPMAPDRLEEAIVRIGPVLGQLFGQSEAPMMISTLAPAEHVHPDGSLARERFGSAGRPTPLVTVAIMGDDGSLLPRGERGEVVVRGSLVMAGYHKDPEATAEASRFGWHHTGDIGYLDDDGYLYLVDRAKDIIISGGFNVYSAEVERALMAHDGVLDCAVIGLPDPKWGERVVAVVQLREGAEVTGPELQAFAKERIGSVKAPKQVEIWADLPRSKIGKVVKPEIKARMREGLVEPDRSV; translated from the coding sequence ATGAGTCTCGCGGCCTACCTCGACAAGGGGGCGTCGCTCGGACCGGACGCGCCCTGCCTGACGATGGGGGAGCGCACCCTGTCGTACGCCGAGGTGCAGGCGTTCACCCGGCGGGTCGCCCGGGCGCTGGTGCGCTCGGGCGTCCGCCCGGGGGACTCGGTCGCCGTGCTCTCGGGCAACGACCCGACCGCGTTCGCCTGCGTCCTCGGCATCGCCCGCGCCGGGGCGGTGTGGTGCCCGGTCAACCCGCGCAACGAGGCGGAGGAGAACCGGGAGCTGCTCGCGCTGTTCGACTGCACGACGCTGCTCTACGCCGCGGCGTTCGCGCCGCTGGTGGCGAAGATCCGCGACCGGCTGCCGGTGCTCACCACGCTGGTCTGCCTCGACTCGCTCACCGCCGACGACCCGTCGCTGGCCGAGTGGCTGGACGCCGAGCCGGCGTCGTTCGACGACGTCGAGCCGCCGGACGACGTCGTCATGCTGGTCGGCACCGGCGGGACGACGGGCCGGCCGAAGGGGGTGCGGCTGACCGGCCGCAACCTCGAGACGATGACGGCGCTGACGCTGATGAGCTACCCGTTCGACGGGCGGCCGGTGTACCTGGCGCTGGCGCCGCTGACGCACGCCGCCGGGGTGCTGTGCTTCCCGGTGCTGGCGCTCGGCGGATCCGTGGTCGTCATGCCGGCGCCGGACCTCGGCGAGTTCCTCCGGCTGATCCCGTACCACCGGGTCACCCACGCGTTCCTGCCGCCGACGCTGATCTACCTGCTGCTCGCCCAGCCGGGGCTGGACGACACGGACCTGGCCTCGCTGCAGTGCCTCTGGTACGGCGCCGCGCCCATGGCGCCGGACCGGCTGGAGGAGGCGATCGTCCGGATCGGCCCGGTGCTCGGGCAGCTGTTCGGGCAGTCCGAGGCGCCGATGATGATCTCGACCCTGGCGCCGGCCGAGCACGTGCACCCCGACGGCTCTCTCGCGCGGGAGCGGTTCGGCTCGGCCGGCCGCCCGACGCCGCTGGTGACGGTGGCGATCATGGGGGACGACGGTTCGCTGCTGCCGCGCGGCGAGCGGGGCGAGGTCGTCGTCCGCGGCTCGCTGGTGATGGCCGGTTACCACAAGGACCCGGAGGCCACCGCCGAGGCATCGCGGTTCGGCTGGCACCACACCGGCGACATCGGCTACCTCGACGACGACGGCTACCTGTACCTGGTCGACCGCGCCAAGGACATTATCATCAGCGGCGGGTTCAACGTGTACTCGGCCGAGGTCGAGCGGGCCCTGATGGCCCACGACGGGGTGCTGGACTGCGCCGTCATCGGCCTGCCGGACCCGAAGTGGGGCGAGCGGGTGGTCGCCGTCGTCCAGCTGCGGGAGGGCGCCGAGGTGACCGGACCGGAGCTGCAGGCCTTCGCCAAGGAGCGGATCGGCAGCGTCAAGGCGCCCAAGCAGGTCGAGATCTGGGCCGATCTGCCGCGGTCGAAGATCGGCAAGGTGGTGAAACCGGAGATCAAGGCCCGCATGCGGGAGGGGTTGGTGGAACCGGACCGCTCGGTCTAG
- a CDS encoding trypsin-like serine protease, translated as MRRLGLVLFAALLAAFWTTGPASAITYGEPDAGEHPYVGFMIFFDPSEPGWFSCSGTLLDKNTFLTAGHCTYPVGTKGAATPGHTGGTDVWVTFDDTDVLAGWPARADYPDEQSLYRARVAWLNTHGFVQGKAIPNPSYDDFASFPANYDVGVVELSKAVRMSTYGALAPLGTAERLYSSGNPNDALVENVGYGIQSVEPKPMEVDSRYKSTSRIVEVNGNSSKAGNLHTLNNPSATGGTGGTCFGDSGGPVFVNNTNQIVSVVSYGNSGTCHGADYSWRVDTQDSYAFLRPYLAR; from the coding sequence ATGCGCAGACTCGGTCTGGTCCTGTTCGCCGCCCTGCTCGCCGCCTTCTGGACCACCGGTCCCGCGTCGGCGATCACCTACGGGGAGCCGGACGCCGGCGAGCACCCCTACGTCGGGTTCATGATCTTCTTCGACCCGTCCGAGCCCGGCTGGTTCAGCTGCTCGGGCACGCTGCTGGACAAGAACACCTTCCTCACGGCCGGGCACTGCACCTACCCCGTCGGCACCAAGGGCGCGGCGACGCCGGGGCACACCGGCGGCACCGACGTGTGGGTGACCTTCGACGACACCGACGTGCTCGCCGGCTGGCCGGCGCGCGCCGACTACCCGGACGAGCAGTCCCTGTACCGGGCCCGCGTCGCGTGGCTGAACACGCACGGCTTCGTGCAGGGCAAGGCGATCCCGAACCCGTCCTACGACGACTTCGCGTCGTTCCCGGCGAACTACGACGTCGGCGTCGTCGAGCTGAGCAAGGCCGTGCGGATGAGCACCTACGGGGCGCTCGCCCCCCTCGGCACCGCCGAGCGGCTCTACTCCAGTGGCAACCCGAACGACGCCCTGGTGGAGAACGTGGGCTACGGCATCCAGTCCGTGGAGCCCAAGCCGATGGAGGTCGACAGCCGGTACAAGTCCACCTCGCGGATCGTCGAGGTCAACGGCAACTCCTCCAAGGCCGGCAACCTGCACACGCTGAACAACCCCAGCGCGACCGGCGGCACCGGGGGCACCTGCTTCGGCGACTCCGGCGGCCCGGTCTTCGTGAACAACACGAACCAGATCGTGTCCGTGGTCTCGTACGGCAACAGCGGCACCTGCCACGGCGCGGACTACTCGTGGCGGGTCGACACGCAGGACAGCTACGCGTTCCTGCGCCCGTACCTGGCGCGCTGA
- a CDS encoding DUF5938 domain-containing protein: protein MSTKPVVVYGASGYTGRLICEYLRELNVPFVAAGRNKDLLQEVVGRIPGIETADHDIVEVENTVEALTDLFTGAKVVCNTVGPFIKYGFEVAEACLATGAHYLDTTGEQDWVMAAQERFGTAFADKGLLLAPGIAQMYTTGEIAANIALETAGLDTLDILVLWKGFPTYASTQTIFTILKADWFHLQENQYVKVDPLSKWDVVVPGQHELGLTVPWGGTSHPVWFKDDPRVANVKVQGGVMNRPVMEAVVATTAAVEKDIKTLPREQWDEALGAIADQWASGMPPRENPRINISVDSVHASGPLGRKHVVIHGNSNYKQTGLMQAWAAMSLLQQPPRRAGFASGCQAFGHRELFGVLRQFGLVLDPVVTEHR from the coding sequence TCTACGGCGCCTCCGGCTACACCGGCCGGCTGATCTGCGAGTACCTGCGCGAGCTCAACGTCCCGTTCGTCGCGGCCGGGCGGAACAAGGACCTGCTGCAGGAGGTGGTCGGCCGGATCCCGGGCATCGAGACCGCCGACCACGACATCGTCGAGGTGGAGAACACCGTCGAGGCGCTCACCGACCTGTTCACCGGCGCCAAGGTCGTCTGCAACACCGTCGGCCCGTTCATCAAGTACGGCTTCGAGGTGGCCGAGGCGTGCCTGGCCACCGGCGCGCACTACCTGGACACCACCGGTGAGCAGGACTGGGTGATGGCCGCCCAGGAACGGTTCGGGACGGCGTTCGCCGACAAGGGCCTGCTGCTCGCCCCGGGGATCGCGCAGATGTACACGACCGGCGAGATCGCGGCCAACATCGCACTCGAGACGGCCGGTCTGGACACCCTCGACATCCTCGTGCTCTGGAAGGGGTTCCCGACCTACGCCTCGACCCAGACGATCTTCACCATCCTCAAGGCCGACTGGTTCCACCTCCAGGAGAACCAGTACGTGAAGGTCGACCCGCTGTCGAAGTGGGACGTCGTCGTCCCCGGCCAGCACGAGCTCGGCCTGACCGTGCCGTGGGGCGGCACCAGCCACCCGGTCTGGTTCAAGGACGACCCTCGGGTGGCCAACGTGAAGGTGCAGGGCGGGGTGATGAACCGGCCGGTCATGGAGGCCGTCGTCGCCACCACCGCGGCGGTGGAGAAGGACATCAAGACGCTGCCCCGCGAGCAGTGGGACGAGGCCCTGGGCGCGATCGCCGACCAGTGGGCGAGCGGCATGCCGCCGCGGGAGAACCCGCGGATCAACATCTCGGTCGACTCGGTGCACGCGTCGGGGCCGCTGGGCCGCAAGCACGTGGTCATCCACGGCAACAGCAACTACAAGCAGACCGGGCTGATGCAGGCCTGGGCGGCGATGTCGCTGCTGCAGCAGCCGCCGCGGCGGGCCGGCTTCGCCAGCGGCTGCCAGGCGTTCGGGCACCGCGAGCTCTTCGGGGTGCTGCGCCAGTTCGGGCTGGTGCTCGACCCGGTGGTGACCGAGCACCGATGA
- a CDS encoding acetate uptake transporter, translating into MHDHPDLAELGARISAEEDATAGRKGAETARTVEGAGSIADPAPLGLAAFALTTFVLSLVNAKWMPEATAPIVLGLALAYGGLAQLLAGMWEFRRGNTFGATAFGSFGAFWISYWAFVTFYADKVPAADAGKASGWFLIAWGIFTTLMLLGSLRTTMGLVALFALLAATFYVLGAGALAGSSGVTVVGGYLGIITAVVAWYCAAAGVLSSTFGRSMLPNPPMR; encoded by the coding sequence ATGCACGATCACCCCGACCTCGCCGAACTCGGCGCCCGCATCAGCGCCGAGGAAGACGCCACCGCCGGCCGGAAGGGCGCGGAGACCGCGCGGACCGTGGAGGGAGCCGGCTCGATCGCCGATCCCGCTCCGCTCGGCCTCGCCGCGTTCGCCCTCACCACCTTCGTGCTCAGCCTGGTCAACGCGAAGTGGATGCCGGAAGCGACGGCGCCGATCGTCCTGGGGTTGGCACTGGCCTACGGCGGTCTGGCCCAGCTGCTCGCCGGCATGTGGGAGTTCCGCCGCGGCAACACGTTCGGCGCGACGGCGTTCGGCTCGTTCGGCGCCTTCTGGATCTCCTACTGGGCGTTCGTGACCTTCTACGCCGACAAGGTCCCCGCCGCCGACGCCGGCAAGGCGTCGGGCTGGTTCCTGATCGCCTGGGGCATCTTCACGACGCTGATGCTCCTGGGTTCGCTGCGCACCACGATGGGCCTGGTCGCCCTGTTCGCCCTGCTGGCCGCGACGTTCTACGTGCTCGGCGCCGGGGCACTGGCCGGGTCGTCCGGCGTCACCGTCGTCGGCGGCTACCTCGGGATCATCACCGCCGTCGTCGCCTGGTACTGCGCGGCGGCCGGTGTGCTGTCCTCGACGTTCGGGAGGTCCATGCTGCCGAACCCGCCGATGCGCTGA
- a CDS encoding primary-amine oxidase codes for MAVDTALADLTDGSGPAIHPLDPLTGPEIERAAAIVQGSDHTSTTLRFVMISLAEPPKPADLVFDSIPARKAFVVSYDNAQKMIFEGIVDLDLGMVESWTPVPGRFPSYLAEHMDGVEKVVREDPGWQEAMRKRGVTDFDLAMIDPWPAGYYGAQDHYDNSPLICRPLTFLRSAPGEHGYARPVEGLIVHFDLDAMTVLHIEDHGVVPLPPTAGNYSERFMFTPDNRPAFTQFRDDLKPIEITQPEGPSFTVDGWNVTWQKWSLRVGFNPREGLVLHQLAYTDRGVERPIMYRAALSEMVVPYGDTSPTHWNKNVFDMGEVGMGLMANPLTLGCDCLGEIFYFDGVVNDSLGNAVTIPNAVCMHEEDYGIAWKHTDFRTGEVEVRRSRRLVISFIATVGNYEYGFFWYLYTDGNIEYEIKLTGVLTTGAIPVGQKPRWGNLVAPGIYGPHHQHFFNVRMDMTVDGPDNSVYEVDSVPEPDPGLNPHSNAWITRDTLVASEAAGARDWKYETARYWKVVNPSKVNELGSPVGYKLMPRDVVPTMVQEGSAIYDRARFVQHNLWVTRYDPRELYASGDYPYQSPDVQGLPVYQADDAPLENTDVVLWYTVGAHHIVRPEDWPVMPCAYVGFMLKPVGFFDGNPALDLPPSASCSHCGHGACTCGHSATDRGLPMAGH; via the coding sequence ATGGCAGTCGACACCGCCCTCGCCGACCTCACCGACGGCTCGGGTCCGGCCATCCATCCGCTCGACCCGCTGACCGGCCCCGAGATCGAGCGCGCCGCCGCGATCGTCCAGGGCAGCGACCACACCTCCACCACCCTGCGGTTCGTGATGATCTCGCTGGCGGAGCCGCCCAAGCCGGCGGACCTGGTCTTCGACTCGATCCCGGCCCGCAAGGCCTTCGTCGTCAGCTACGACAACGCGCAGAAGATGATCTTCGAGGGGATCGTCGACCTCGACCTCGGCATGGTCGAGTCGTGGACGCCGGTCCCCGGCCGCTTCCCCTCCTACCTGGCCGAGCACATGGACGGCGTGGAGAAGGTCGTCCGCGAGGACCCGGGCTGGCAGGAGGCGATGCGCAAGCGCGGCGTCACCGACTTCGACCTGGCGATGATCGACCCCTGGCCGGCCGGCTACTACGGCGCCCAGGACCACTACGACAACTCGCCGCTGATCTGCCGCCCGCTGACGTTTCTGCGCTCGGCGCCGGGCGAGCACGGTTACGCCCGTCCGGTCGAGGGGCTGATCGTGCACTTCGACCTCGACGCCATGACCGTGCTGCACATCGAGGACCACGGCGTCGTCCCGCTGCCACCGACCGCCGGCAACTACTCCGAGCGGTTCATGTTCACCCCGGACAACCGCCCCGCGTTCACGCAGTTCCGCGACGACCTCAAGCCCATCGAGATCACCCAGCCGGAGGGGCCGAGCTTCACCGTCGACGGCTGGAACGTGACCTGGCAGAAGTGGTCGCTGCGGGTCGGCTTCAACCCGCGCGAGGGCCTGGTGCTGCACCAGCTCGCCTACACCGACCGCGGCGTCGAGCGGCCGATCATGTACCGCGCGGCGCTCTCGGAGATGGTGGTGCCCTACGGGGACACCTCGCCGACGCACTGGAACAAGAACGTGTTCGACATGGGCGAGGTCGGGATGGGCCTGATGGCCAACCCGCTGACCCTCGGCTGCGACTGCCTCGGCGAGATCTTCTACTTCGACGGCGTCGTCAACGACTCGCTCGGCAACGCGGTGACGATCCCGAACGCGGTCTGCATGCACGAGGAGGACTACGGCATCGCCTGGAAGCACACCGACTTCCGCACCGGCGAGGTCGAGGTCCGCCGCTCCCGCCGGCTGGTGATCAGCTTCATCGCCACCGTCGGCAACTACGAGTACGGCTTCTTCTGGTACCTCTACACCGACGGCAACATCGAGTACGAGATCAAGCTGACCGGGGTGCTCACCACCGGCGCGATCCCGGTCGGCCAGAAGCCGCGGTGGGGCAACCTGGTCGCCCCGGGCATCTACGGCCCGCACCACCAGCACTTCTTCAACGTCCGCATGGACATGACCGTCGACGGGCCGGACAACTCGGTGTACGAGGTGGACTCGGTCCCCGAGCCCGATCCCGGGCTCAACCCGCACTCCAACGCCTGGATCACGCGGGACACCCTGGTCGCCTCGGAGGCCGCCGGCGCCCGCGACTGGAAGTACGAGACCGCGCGCTACTGGAAGGTGGTCAACCCCTCGAAGGTCAACGAGCTGGGCAGCCCGGTCGGCTACAAGCTCATGCCGCGCGACGTCGTCCCGACGATGGTGCAGGAGGGCTCGGCGATCTACGACCGCGCGCGGTTCGTGCAGCACAACCTCTGGGTCACCAGGTACGACCCCCGCGAGCTGTACGCCTCCGGCGACTACCCGTACCAGTCACCGGACGTGCAGGGCCTGCCGGTCTACCAGGCGGACGACGCGCCGCTGGAGAACACCGACGTCGTCCTCTGGTACACCGTCGGCGCGCACCACATCGTGCGTCCCGAGGACTGGCCGGTCATGCCCTGCGCCTACGTCGGGTTCATGCTCAAGCCGGTCGGCTTCTTCGACGGCAACCCCGCGCTGGACCTCCCGCCGTCGGCCTCCTGCTCGCACTGCGGGCACGGCGCCTGCACCTGCGGGCACTCCGCCACCGACCGCGGGCTGCCCATGGCCGGGCACTGA
- a CDS encoding alpha/beta hydrolase, whose amino-acid sequence MREDIEFRTEDGVTLRGWHYAPDGATGPTPLVVMAHGFSAVKEHLLDDFAGFFCDGGLGVLVYDNRNLGASDGTPRGEIDPWQQVRDYRTAITWAQTQPWADPERIGIWGSSYSGAHVLVVAALDRRVKAVVSQVPLVSGLANARRLIRSDLFAATRQLFDADRAARYAGAAPQMMQVAWEKDPAEPAALPTQDTHDFFFGPIQDRAPNWRNEVTLRSVEMFVEYEPGAYIADIAPTPLLMVVACQDHLTVADLSLEYFEKARQPKELVALPCGHFEAYVGEAFAESAPRQLAWFRKYL is encoded by the coding sequence ATGCGAGAGGACATCGAGTTCCGCACCGAGGACGGCGTCACGCTGCGCGGCTGGCACTACGCGCCGGACGGCGCGACCGGCCCCACGCCGCTCGTCGTCATGGCCCACGGCTTCTCCGCCGTGAAGGAGCACCTGCTCGACGACTTCGCCGGCTTCTTCTGCGACGGCGGCCTCGGCGTGCTGGTCTACGACAACCGCAACCTGGGTGCCTCCGACGGCACCCCGCGCGGCGAGATCGACCCCTGGCAGCAGGTCCGCGACTACCGGACGGCGATCACCTGGGCGCAGACCCAGCCGTGGGCCGACCCCGAGCGGATCGGCATCTGGGGCTCCAGCTACAGCGGCGCGCACGTGCTGGTCGTCGCCGCGCTCGACCGGCGGGTCAAGGCCGTGGTGTCGCAGGTGCCGCTGGTCAGCGGGCTGGCCAACGCGCGGCGGCTGATCCGCTCCGACCTGTTCGCCGCGACCCGGCAGTTGTTCGACGCCGACCGCGCGGCCCGCTACGCCGGTGCGGCGCCGCAGATGATGCAGGTCGCGTGGGAGAAGGACCCGGCCGAGCCCGCGGCGCTGCCAACCCAGGACACGCACGACTTCTTCTTCGGGCCCATCCAGGACCGCGCCCCCAACTGGCGCAACGAGGTCACGCTGCGCTCGGTGGAGATGTTCGTCGAGTACGAGCCCGGCGCCTACATCGCCGACATCGCCCCGACGCCGCTGCTGATGGTCGTCGCCTGCCAGGACCACCTGACCGTCGCCGACCTGTCGTTGGAGTACTTCGAGAAGGCCCGCCAGCCCAAGGAGCTGGTCGCGCTGCCGTGCGGGCACTTCGAGGCCTACGTCGGCGAGGCGTTCGCCGAGTCGGCGCCGCGGCAGCTCGCGTGGTTCCGCAAGTACCTGTGA
- a CDS encoding helix-turn-helix domain-containing protein, protein MALATQRWRPARLPPDERVDAFREAVSATHLPWSVTPDGEGADDDGLTRYRLGDLALVDCRCGPCSGFRGRSQFAATAEDAVGVLFVRGGAEQVEVAGERYVVRPGSALVWRGDEAVRFRVPGRLHKWTLLVPRTRMPAVGTRLLDGEAVGLLTALLGTAMRSAEALDARLALPVADAAVDLLAGALRPASPSSSEAAWVRVSSYVHRHLRDPLLDPARIAAAAYLSPRSLYALFAARGDTPARYVRRLRLQAAHRDLQRGGAGVTVAGVASSWGFTDQATFGRNFRAAYGRTPDEVRRGG, encoded by the coding sequence ATGGCCCTCGCGACGCAGCGGTGGCGTCCGGCGCGGCTGCCACCGGACGAGCGCGTCGACGCCTTCCGCGAGGCGGTGAGCGCCACCCACCTGCCGTGGTCGGTCACCCCGGACGGGGAGGGTGCGGACGACGACGGGCTGACCCGCTACCGCCTGGGCGACCTGGCGCTGGTCGACTGCCGGTGCGGCCCGTGCTCGGGGTTCCGGGGGCGGAGCCAGTTCGCCGCGACCGCCGAGGACGCCGTCGGCGTGCTGTTCGTGCGCGGCGGCGCCGAGCAGGTGGAGGTGGCGGGGGAGCGGTACGTCGTCCGGCCGGGCTCGGCGCTGGTGTGGCGGGGCGACGAGGCCGTGCGCTTCCGGGTGCCCGGCCGGCTGCACAAGTGGACGCTGCTGGTGCCGCGGACCCGGATGCCGGCCGTGGGCACCCGGCTGCTGGACGGCGAGGCGGTCGGCCTGCTCACCGCCCTCCTGGGGACGGCGATGCGCTCGGCGGAGGCCCTCGACGCGCGGCTGGCGCTGCCGGTGGCCGACGCCGCGGTCGACCTGCTCGCCGGGGCGCTGCGGCCGGCGTCGCCGTCCTCGTCGGAGGCCGCCTGGGTGCGGGTGTCGTCCTACGTGCACCGGCACCTGCGCGACCCGCTGCTCGACCCCGCGCGGATCGCGGCCGCCGCCTACCTCTCGCCGCGGTCGCTCTACGCGCTGTTCGCCGCCCGCGGCGACACCCCGGCGCGGTACGTCCGCCGGCTGCGGCTGCAGGCTGCGCACCGGGACCTGCAGCGCGGCGGGGCGGGCGTGACCGTCGCCGGGGTGGCGTCGTCCTGGGGGTTCACCGACCAGGCGACCTTCGGCCGGAACTTCCGCGCCGCGTACGGGCGGACGCCGGACGAGGTGCGCCGGGGCGGCTGA